In Brevibacterium zhoupengii, the following are encoded in one genomic region:
- a CDS encoding FadR/GntR family transcriptional regulator, translating into MAGKNSRASNRETHEVDQALFTAPGSAAVTRLSAVDTVRARVLLSIEHALLAPGSKLPRTELIAGGLEVSHITARRALESLVDDGVLVRRRGRGGGTFVADEPPALNDSSVTAYRADEQSILRLIDQRSLMESAIVVAAAQRATAAQCDELDDLILQSKNAADWHEHHIPDTRFHRLCAEISGLPEVPTYLACYEALTKYFVPYPQDQLDEGRDHHARLVAAFRAHDPMAAVDIARIHVDALRREMFVGLGH; encoded by the coding sequence ATGGCGGGAAAAAATTCGCGTGCCTCGAACCGGGAGACCCATGAGGTCGACCAGGCTCTGTTCACAGCTCCGGGATCTGCTGCGGTCACTCGGCTCTCGGCCGTCGATACTGTCCGAGCTCGAGTTCTCCTGTCGATCGAGCATGCGCTGCTGGCGCCGGGAAGCAAGCTGCCCCGCACTGAGCTCATCGCCGGGGGCCTCGAGGTCAGCCACATCACCGCACGCCGTGCCTTGGAGAGCCTGGTCGACGACGGTGTCCTGGTGCGCCGTCGCGGGCGCGGGGGCGGAACCTTCGTCGCCGACGAACCACCGGCGCTCAATGACTCCTCAGTCACGGCCTATCGGGCCGACGAGCAGTCGATTCTCCGGCTCATCGATCAGCGCAGCCTGATGGAGAGCGCGATTGTCGTTGCGGCCGCACAGCGCGCGACGGCGGCGCAGTGCGATGAACTCGACGATCTCATTCTGCAGTCGAAGAACGCCGCCGATTGGCACGAGCACCACATCCCCGACACTCGCTTCCACCGCTTGTGCGCCGAGATCAGCGGCCTTCCGGAAGTGCCCACCTATCTCGCCTGCTATGAGGCACTGACCAAGTATTTCGTTCCCTATCCGCAGGACCAGCTCGATGAGGGCCGCGACCATCATGCTCGGCTCGTGGCCGCCTTTCGCGCCCACGACCCGATGGCGGCCGTCGACATCGCGCGCATTCACGTAGACGCACTGCGTCGAGAGATGTTCGTCGGCCTCGGCCACTGA
- a CDS encoding carbon-nitrogen hydrolase family protein — translation MPQRELSVGLAQRTPLHGSNVLAELHADVERTLTAHPDLDMLVYPELHLQGVDHLPNKEQPAALAQMAMPLDDPFVARIGELAAAFGIWLCPGSIGETTSTHAQYNTQLLFSPDGTLVASYRKMFPWRPFEPHLPGTEFVVAPIDGHGVLGLSNCYDAWFPEHSRHLTWMGADAIINIVKTTSQDRDQELVLARANAIVNQVYMLSVNCAEPVGRGLSIAVDPEGHVLAEAGAGEDTLVVRVDSGHIQRVRARGTAGTNRIWSQFAPNDEPIPLPLYDGRIEPKQWSPHYRGHD, via the coding sequence GTGCCACAGAGAGAACTGAGCGTCGGACTTGCTCAGCGCACTCCGCTCCACGGCTCGAATGTGCTGGCCGAGCTGCACGCGGACGTCGAACGCACGCTTACAGCCCATCCTGACCTCGACATGCTCGTCTATCCGGAGCTCCATCTCCAGGGAGTCGACCACCTGCCGAACAAGGAACAACCGGCCGCGCTCGCACAGATGGCCATGCCCCTCGACGACCCCTTCGTGGCGAGGATCGGCGAATTGGCCGCTGCATTCGGCATCTGGCTGTGCCCAGGAAGCATCGGCGAGACGACCAGCACACACGCGCAGTACAACACCCAGCTCCTCTTCTCCCCCGACGGGACGCTTGTCGCCAGCTATCGCAAGATGTTCCCGTGGCGGCCCTTCGAACCCCACCTCCCCGGAACGGAATTCGTCGTCGCCCCGATCGACGGCCACGGCGTTCTCGGTCTATCGAACTGCTATGACGCCTGGTTCCCCGAACATTCGCGCCATCTGACATGGATGGGCGCCGACGCCATCATCAACATCGTCAAGACCACTAGCCAGGACCGCGATCAGGAGCTCGTCCTCGCCCGCGCCAATGCGATCGTCAATCAGGTCTACATGCTCAGCGTCAACTGTGCCGAACCAGTCGGGCGCGGCCTCAGCATCGCCGTCGACCCTGAGGGACATGTCCTCGCCGAGGCGGGGGCCGGTGAGGACACCCTCGTCGTTCGCGTGGACTCCGGCCACATCCAGCGCGTGCGGGCTCGGGGCACTGCCGGGACCAACCGAATCTGGTCGCAGTTCGCCCCAAACGACGAACCGATCCCGCTGCCGCTCTACGACGGACGGATCGAACCCAAGCAATGGTCGCCCCACTATCGCGGGCACGACTGA
- a CDS encoding APC family permease yields the protein MSDTVTLKRTLKLPSLVIFGLAYLTPLIVLGIFGVIASETGGASASAYLLALVAMLFTANSYGRMAAAYPVAGSAYTYVRKTIDGRVGFLVGWATMLDYLFLPMVIWLIGGSYLQAQFPGVPMAVWIVGFIILTTILNIVGIKVADRVNLILMSFQVLVIVFFVALSLADVVGTQGGPGLLSASPFTGIGSSVIAIGGGAAIAAYSFLGFDAVTTFTEETIDPRRTVPKAIMLIAIIGGGIFVIVAYAVQLVHPGGVFENSDAAGFEIAQRIGGHLFGAVFLAALVIAQFTSGIAAQAAGSRLLYAMGRDGVLPRRFFGKLSPRFHTPVLSLLAIAAIGLIAIFMNVATSTSFINFGAFLAFIMVNVSVIVYWAKERRAGRHCGVVLYLVCPIIGVIVIGFLVSQLDVHAAALGSIWLVIGAVILAFTTKGFRTQPSELALDEVEAAE from the coding sequence ATGTCAGACACCGTCACGCTCAAACGGACTCTCAAGCTGCCCTCGCTCGTCATCTTCGGCCTTGCGTATCTCACGCCGCTGATCGTCCTCGGCATCTTCGGAGTCATCGCCTCTGAAACCGGAGGTGCAAGTGCCAGCGCCTACCTCCTCGCGTTGGTCGCCATGCTCTTCACTGCCAACAGCTATGGCCGTATGGCCGCGGCCTATCCGGTCGCAGGCTCTGCCTACACGTATGTACGAAAGACGATCGACGGCAGAGTCGGATTCCTCGTCGGATGGGCAACCATGCTCGACTACCTGTTTCTGCCGATGGTCATCTGGCTCATCGGCGGCTCGTACCTGCAGGCGCAGTTCCCCGGGGTGCCGATGGCAGTATGGATCGTCGGCTTCATCATCCTCACCACGATCCTGAACATTGTCGGCATCAAGGTCGCCGATCGCGTCAATCTCATACTGATGTCCTTCCAGGTACTCGTCATCGTCTTCTTCGTCGCGCTCTCTCTTGCCGATGTCGTCGGCACTCAGGGCGGACCCGGACTGCTCAGCGCGAGCCCGTTCACCGGAATCGGCTCAAGCGTCATCGCCATCGGCGGAGGTGCAGCGATCGCCGCGTACTCATTCCTCGGCTTCGACGCGGTGACGACATTCACCGAGGAGACCATCGATCCGCGGCGCACTGTGCCGAAGGCGATCATGCTCATCGCGATCATCGGCGGCGGCATCTTCGTCATCGTCGCCTATGCAGTTCAGCTGGTTCACCCCGGCGGAGTCTTCGAGAACTCAGATGCCGCCGGATTTGAGATCGCACAGCGAATCGGCGGCCACCTCTTCGGTGCAGTTTTCCTCGCCGCCCTCGTCATCGCCCAGTTCACCTCAGGTATTGCAGCACAAGCGGCGGGGAGTCGTCTGCTCTACGCCATGGGACGTGACGGGGTCCTTCCGCGGCGCTTCTTCGGCAAACTCAGCCCCCGCTTCCACACGCCGGTTCTCTCGCTCTTAGCTATTGCCGCAATTGGGCTGATCGCGATCTTTATGAACGTTGCCACCTCGACGTCGTTCATCAATTTCGGCGCATTCCTCGCGTTCATCATGGTCAATGTCTCCGTCATCGTCTATTGGGCCAAAGAGCGCCGCGCGGGGCGTCATTGTGGGGTGGTCCTCTACCTGGTCTGCCCGATCATCGGAGTCATCGTCATCGGCTTCCTTGTCTCGCAGCTCGATGTCCATGCCGCCGCGCTCGGCTCGATCTGGCTGGTCATCGGCGCCGTGATCCTCGCGTTTACGACCAAGGGGTTTCGGACCCAGCCGTCCGAACTGGCACTCGATGAGGTGGAAGCCGCGGAGTAG
- a CDS encoding nuclear transport factor 2 family protein, protein MADESPSTISPKTIVRDYHHAWTSGDVDRAMSFVADDVFCRAPGVDLRGKEAYREFIAGFAPMLTGITDIADFADDNRVALFYYPETATTATAPAAEFFTVSGGLICESVLIFDRLSYGPPDQDEPHEID, encoded by the coding sequence ATGGCAGACGAATCACCCTCAACGATTTCGCCCAAGACGATAGTCAGGGACTATCACCACGCATGGACCAGCGGAGATGTCGATCGGGCCATGAGCTTCGTGGCTGATGACGTCTTCTGCAGGGCACCGGGAGTCGATCTCCGCGGCAAGGAAGCGTACCGGGAATTCATCGCGGGCTTCGCTCCGATGCTCACCGGAATCACCGATATCGCAGACTTTGCCGACGACAACAGAGTCGCACTCTTCTACTATCCGGAGACAGCAACGACAGCAACCGCACCCGCGGCAGAATTCTTCACAGTCAGTGGGGGTTTGATCTGCGAGAGCGTTCTGATCTTTGATCGGCTCTCCTATGGCCCTCCCGACCAAGACGAACCGCACGAAATCGATTGA
- a CDS encoding TfoX/Sxy family protein: MTPAQKSLVGRIRAAISDKAPRREVAMIGGLAFMVNEKMIVSAGKDGNLLVRVPAADHEQLLEAPGASQAEMGTGRSMGPGWITVTADHLIDDDSLAFWISIALENNSSVTSRQPDTASD, from the coding sequence ATGACACCTGCACAGAAGTCATTGGTCGGACGCATCAGAGCTGCGATCTCAGATAAGGCGCCAAGGCGAGAAGTGGCAATGATCGGTGGTTTGGCGTTCATGGTCAACGAGAAGATGATTGTCAGTGCAGGCAAAGATGGGAACCTGCTTGTTCGGGTCCCGGCCGCTGACCACGAGCAGCTCCTCGAAGCGCCGGGCGCCTCTCAGGCCGAGATGGGAACCGGACGATCCATGGGCCCTGGGTGGATCACGGTAACCGCCGACCACCTCATCGACGATGATTCCCTTGCCTTTTGGATCTCGATTGCTCTTGAGAACAACAGCTCGGTCACGTCGAGACAGCCCGACACAGCCTCTGACTGA
- a CDS encoding ASCH domain-containing protein — protein MEKGVGIEDFWLQARTAVPMLPSEVPEAWAFGATSEHADELLALVIAGTKTGTASSMLDVEAEGDSVPEPGDLSIILDGSGHPRAVIETTAVECVPFSAVSAEHAFSEGEGDRTLAHWRSSHEAFWREYGQGAGVFSEDMLIVCERFELMFAA, from the coding sequence ATGGAAAAAGGGGTAGGCATCGAGGACTTTTGGCTCCAGGCGAGGACTGCGGTGCCGATGCTTCCGAGCGAGGTGCCGGAGGCGTGGGCGTTTGGGGCAACCTCTGAGCACGCGGATGAGCTCCTCGCTCTGGTCATTGCGGGTACGAAGACCGGAACTGCATCATCGATGCTGGACGTTGAGGCCGAAGGTGATTCCGTTCCCGAACCCGGCGATCTGAGCATCATCCTCGATGGTTCCGGTCACCCACGGGCAGTCATCGAAACCACAGCAGTTGAGTGTGTGCCCTTCTCGGCCGTCAGCGCTGAGCATGCCTTTTCCGAGGGGGAGGGTGATCGAACGCTGGCTCATTGGCGGTCGAGTCACGAAGCGTTTTGGCGTGAGTACGGTCAGGGCGCCGGTGTGTTCAGTGAAGATATGCTCATCGTGTGCGAGCGATTTGAGCTCATGTTCGCAGCCTGA
- a CDS encoding PadR family transcriptional regulator: protein MNEDEEQSLATHEQELRRGTVVFASLVACRQPQYGYSLLTTLTEAGIATEANTLYPLLRRLEKQGLLSSEWDTEQARPRKYYSVTASGAEVAAALHSQWLELNTSITKLWKEGTP, encoded by the coding sequence ATGAACGAGGATGAAGAGCAGTCATTGGCAACTCACGAACAGGAGCTGCGGCGGGGAACCGTCGTCTTCGCCAGCCTCGTTGCCTGCCGTCAGCCGCAGTATGGATACTCGCTGCTGACGACTCTCACCGAAGCCGGCATCGCGACAGAGGCCAATACCCTCTACCCCCTGCTGCGACGACTCGAGAAGCAAGGGCTGCTCAGCTCCGAATGGGACACCGAGCAGGCGCGTCCACGCAAGTACTACAGCGTCACTGCCAGCGGGGCCGAAGTCGCCGCAGCGCTCCACTCGCAATGGCTGGAACTCAACACCAGCATCACGAAACTCTGGAAAGAAGGAACACCATGA
- a CDS encoding HAAS signaling domain-containing protein, with protein MSALTTIYVDNVVGHLPEDSRGDIAAEIKATIDDMIEARLSGLEHPADEQAAAAEREVLEELGDPAQLSREYSNSPQHLIGPKSYPVFIWTIRWVLPLVAVAAAVTNSIAFIATNDEVQIGALIGQLVGNTVVALLTAFAAITLLFALGDREMSGGAAEKIAGTTKGWSVDQLRATDAKAKQIRAEAVLNLVFIVLLALLPLVPTSLFYVGHLNNGEPFVNPELGFGWFLGYWGFLALMAIVEVVKLVRSSANTAVLVIGAILDVAMAVFLTIALLSQQVLHPELTNTSGADFQQIITVIAIWAIVIWDQISTWRAHRANR; from the coding sequence ATGAGTGCGCTCACCACCATCTACGTCGACAATGTGGTCGGCCATCTCCCGGAGGACTCCCGGGGTGACATTGCGGCAGAGATCAAGGCCACGATCGACGATATGATCGAGGCCCGCCTCAGCGGTCTGGAACATCCTGCAGACGAGCAAGCCGCGGCTGCCGAACGCGAGGTACTCGAAGAGCTCGGCGATCCGGCTCAACTCTCCCGGGAGTACTCGAACTCACCGCAGCATCTCATCGGGCCGAAGTCCTACCCGGTCTTCATCTGGACGATACGCTGGGTGCTTCCACTTGTCGCCGTGGCCGCAGCCGTGACGAACTCGATCGCGTTCATCGCCACCAACGATGAAGTCCAGATTGGGGCGCTCATCGGTCAGCTCGTCGGCAATACGGTCGTCGCGCTGCTCACGGCCTTCGCCGCAATCACACTCCTCTTCGCCCTCGGCGACAGGGAGATGAGCGGAGGTGCGGCGGAGAAGATCGCTGGCACGACGAAGGGCTGGTCAGTCGATCAGCTGCGTGCGACAGATGCGAAGGCGAAGCAGATCCGCGCCGAGGCGGTCCTGAACCTGGTCTTCATCGTCCTTCTGGCCCTCCTTCCGCTCGTGCCCACCTCACTCTTCTATGTCGGCCATCTCAACAATGGCGAGCCCTTCGTCAACCCAGAACTGGGATTCGGATGGTTCCTCGGGTATTGGGGATTCCTCGCACTCATGGCCATCGTCGAGGTGGTGAAGCTGGTTCGCTCATCAGCAAACACAGCTGTGCTTGTGATCGGAGCGATCCTCGACGTCGCGATGGCCGTCTTCCTCACGATCGCCCTGCTGTCACAGCAGGTGCTGCACCCCGAGCTGACGAACACCTCGGGCGCCGACTTCCAACAGATCATCACGGTGATCGCAATCTGGGCGATCGTCATCTGGGATCAGATCAGCACGTGGCGCGCCCACCGAGCGAACCGTTGA
- a CDS encoding excinuclease ABC subunit UvrA, whose protein sequence is MTEQIGIVGAREHNLSGFSVSLPHRQLIGICGVSGSGKSSLAFDTIYAEAQRRYLESVSPFTRHLLGAVSAPQVDRITGLPAAIAVKQLVSTPPENSSVGTLSQVSDLLRVLFSRFGDYPANQGRLLASAFSPNTVEGACPTCAAKGSIHEIDLEAAVPDDSLTIREGAIAAWPGGWLGRNFKHLVETIGIDIDVAWKTLPAETRTWLLTTEDTPSITVTQESIREHITRGYTGKFRSARRYLLDTMVTTGSETVRARTQEYLSNELCPDCHGSRINPAALSVTIGGANIAEVAARSLTDLASSLHTAIAADLDRDHNEAKRFSGATDDAAQVLLDELDKRTEVIERLGVGYLPPHRSAATLSPGELQRLRLAAHLHSGLHGMVYVFDELSTGLHPKDTEHLFTHIEALRDAGNTVILVEHDMELVRRCDWVVELGPGGGARGGQLMFSGPVAEALDGESSTAVRLRNEAPSEPWRAPQEFETWARCSGLSANNLGDLNLAFPIGGLTTLTGVSGAGKSSALRTVAVLARNAGASPFDDDDEPQAVARSGRGELAGADATGLEAFDRVVSFDQSTIGRSPRSVIGTYLGIFDKIRSLFAKTDLARSRGFTASQFSFNTARGRCPRCEGLGIITIDLVHLPASSGTCPECEGRRFTEETLEVTVEDLTIAEVLDLSIDAAATVFAERLGLVAHFEVLQRVGLGGLLLGQSSATLSGGEAQRLRLAAVMRARKRRERSLFILDEPANGLHPSDARVLGQLFRQIVDEGDTILIADHNMELAAGSDWLIDMGPGPGPDGGRIVAEGTPLQVATAGVGATAEVLSARFGTTTGAAVG, encoded by the coding sequence ATGACCGAGCAGATCGGCATCGTCGGTGCCCGCGAGCACAATCTCTCCGGATTCTCCGTCTCTCTGCCGCACAGACAGCTCATCGGCATCTGCGGCGTCTCCGGCTCGGGCAAGTCGTCGTTGGCCTTCGACACCATCTACGCCGAGGCGCAGCGACGCTACCTCGAATCGGTCTCCCCGTTCACCCGTCACCTCCTCGGTGCGGTCTCTGCTCCCCAGGTCGATCGGATCACCGGTCTTCCTGCGGCAATTGCAGTGAAACAGCTGGTGTCGACGCCCCCGGAGAATTCGAGCGTGGGCACCCTCTCCCAGGTCTCTGACCTGCTGCGGGTCCTCTTCTCCCGCTTTGGTGACTACCCTGCGAACCAGGGGCGGCTCCTCGCCTCGGCCTTCTCCCCCAATACAGTCGAGGGCGCCTGCCCAACCTGTGCGGCGAAGGGCAGCATCCATGAGATCGACCTCGAGGCTGCCGTGCCCGATGACAGCCTCACCATCCGCGAGGGCGCCATCGCGGCCTGGCCCGGCGGATGGCTGGGCAGGAACTTCAAACACCTCGTCGAGACCATCGGCATCGACATCGACGTCGCCTGGAAGACGCTGCCTGCCGAGACCCGCACCTGGCTGCTGACCACCGAAGACACCCCATCGATCACGGTCACACAGGAGAGCATCCGCGAACACATCACCCGCGGCTACACCGGCAAGTTCCGCAGTGCCCGCCGCTATCTCCTCGACACGATGGTCACGACGGGCAGCGAGACGGTGAGGGCGCGCACTCAGGAGTACCTCAGCAACGAGCTCTGCCCGGACTGCCACGGCAGCCGCATCAATCCGGCGGCACTGTCGGTGACGATCGGCGGTGCCAATATCGCCGAGGTGGCTGCCCGTAGCCTCACCGACTTGGCCTCGTCTCTCCACACCGCGATTGCCGCTGACCTCGACCGTGATCACAACGAGGCGAAACGGTTCTCCGGCGCCACCGATGATGCCGCCCAGGTTCTCCTCGACGAACTCGACAAACGTACGGAAGTCATCGAGCGCCTCGGCGTCGGCTATCTTCCACCTCACCGTTCGGCGGCTACCCTCTCCCCCGGTGAGCTCCAGCGCCTGCGCTTGGCGGCCCACCTGCACAGTGGTCTGCACGGCATGGTCTACGTCTTCGATGAACTCTCCACCGGCCTGCACCCCAAAGACACCGAGCACCTCTTCACCCACATCGAGGCTCTGCGCGACGCCGGGAACACGGTCATCCTCGTCGAACACGATATGGAGCTGGTGCGCCGCTGCGACTGGGTCGTCGAACTGGGCCCCGGCGGTGGTGCCCGCGGCGGGCAGCTGATGTTCTCCGGACCCGTGGCCGAGGCACTCGACGGGGAGAGTTCAACCGCGGTGCGCCTGCGCAACGAAGCACCCAGCGAACCCTGGCGAGCGCCTCAGGAGTTCGAGACCTGGGCACGGTGTTCGGGACTGTCGGCGAACAACCTCGGCGATCTGAATCTGGCCTTTCCCATCGGTGGTCTCACGACACTGACGGGAGTCTCCGGGGCGGGGAAGAGTTCGGCGCTGCGGACGGTGGCGGTCCTGGCCAGGAACGCTGGAGCCTCACCGTTCGACGATGACGATGAGCCGCAGGCGGTGGCCCGCAGCGGTCGCGGTGAACTTGCCGGGGCTGATGCCACCGGACTTGAGGCCTTCGACCGGGTGGTCAGCTTCGATCAGTCCACTATCGGCCGGTCACCGCGTTCGGTCATCGGCACCTATCTGGGCATCTTCGACAAGATCCGCAGCCTCTTCGCAAAGACCGATCTGGCCCGCAGTCGAGGTTTCACCGCCTCGCAGTTCTCCTTCAACACAGCCCGGGGACGGTGCCCGCGCTGTGAGGGGCTGGGCATCATCACCATCGATCTCGTCCACCTGCCGGCTTCCAGCGGCACCTGCCCCGAATGCGAGGGCCGCCGGTTCACCGAAGAGACTCTCGAGGTCACCGTCGAAGACCTGACAATTGCCGAAGTCCTCGATCTGTCCATCGATGCGGCGGCGACGGTCTTCGCCGAAAGGCTGGGGCTCGTCGCCCATTTCGAAGTTCTGCAGAGGGTCGGCCTGGGCGGTCTGCTGCTCGGTCAGTCCTCAGCGACGCTGTCCGGCGGTGAGGCGCAGCGGCTGCGTCTGGCCGCGGTGATGCGGGCCCGGAAACGACGTGAGCGCTCACTGTTCATCCTCGACGAACCGGCCAACGGCCTGCACCCCAGCGATGCCCGGGTCCTTGGCCAGCTCTTCCGGCAGATCGTCGATGAGGGCGACACGATTCTCATCGCCGATCACAATATGGAGCTGGCCGCCGGCTCGGATTGGCTCATCGATATGGGGCCGGGTCCTGGACCTGACGGTGGACGCATCGTTGCCGAGGGTACGCCTCTGCAGGTGGCGACAGCTGGCGTCGGTGCCACGGCTGAAGTGCTCTCGGCACGATTCGGCACCACCACTGGCGCTGCGGTCGGCTGA
- a CDS encoding sensor histidine kinase → MGPRRTDAILAVVVTVSLAAIISLAQIDEGAPLRSLSFVFALGFGAVLLLRRGLPRTVVVLSILGTFAYYSLDLVPIGVALPVVAALFSVAEVGLTRFAVVSGAVVFLVSTAFRIRDDSLPLGRLLGAESISTIALIAAAIALGHAVATHRRFLDQHTQLLRLQDEHLRKESERQIQHERLQLSRDLHDTLGHKLSVISLHAAVGIEAIEQAGGEGSQAAEALDRVRAEAGESLVDLRSMVRVLRSGDETTRTRLGIEGIETLLEQARSMGISVSSTLGLSPGQVPSPVEAVIFRVVQEGITNVLRHASATAVSVEVGLNDDDVTITVADDGSGADSVATLGEESVEGHGLNGMSERVRLLGGQLSTRSAPGQGFTLHATLPRRLDS, encoded by the coding sequence ATGGGACCGCGAAGAACCGACGCCATTCTCGCCGTTGTGGTGACAGTGTCGCTGGCAGCCATCATTTCACTGGCGCAGATCGACGAAGGGGCACCGCTGCGGTCGTTGTCCTTCGTCTTCGCCCTCGGGTTCGGCGCCGTGCTCCTTCTGCGGCGCGGACTGCCGAGGACCGTCGTCGTCCTCAGCATCCTGGGAACCTTCGCCTACTACAGCCTCGACCTCGTCCCGATCGGGGTCGCTCTGCCCGTAGTCGCTGCGCTCTTCTCCGTCGCCGAGGTGGGGCTGACCCGATTCGCCGTCGTTTCGGGGGCCGTGGTGTTCCTTGTGTCGACCGCCTTTCGGATTCGTGATGACTCGCTTCCGCTCGGCCGTCTTCTCGGGGCTGAGTCGATCTCAACGATCGCACTCATCGCGGCGGCGATTGCCCTCGGACATGCCGTGGCCACCCACCGACGCTTTCTCGACCAACACACCCAGCTGCTCCGTCTCCAGGACGAGCACCTGCGCAAGGAATCCGAGAGACAGATCCAGCACGAGAGACTGCAGCTCTCCCGCGACCTCCACGACACGCTTGGGCACAAACTCTCGGTTATCTCTCTTCATGCTGCTGTCGGCATCGAGGCGATCGAGCAGGCTGGAGGGGAGGGTTCACAGGCGGCAGAGGCCCTAGACAGAGTTCGCGCCGAAGCCGGAGAGTCATTGGTCGATCTGCGATCCATGGTCCGCGTCCTGCGCTCCGGGGACGAAACGACCCGCACCAGACTCGGCATCGAAGGCATTGAGACTCTCCTCGAACAGGCGAGATCCATGGGGATCTCTGTCTCGTCGACGCTGGGACTCTCACCCGGCCAGGTGCCCTCCCCTGTCGAGGCGGTGATCTTCCGCGTCGTTCAAGAGGGAATCACGAACGTGCTCCGTCATGCCTCGGCGACGGCTGTCAGCGTCGAGGTCGGTCTCAACGATGACGATGTCACGATAACAGTGGCCGACGACGGATCTGGAGCCGATTCCGTTGCCACTCTCGGAGAAGAGAGCGTGGAAGGACACGGACTCAATGGGATGAGCGAGAGGGTGCGCCTCCTCGGCGGACAACTCAGCACTCGATCCGCCCCGGGTCAGGGCTTCACCCTGCACGCCACACTGCCGAGAAGGCTCGACTCATGA
- a CDS encoding response regulator, which yields MISVLLVDDQELVRTGLRQLVASDGDIDVVAEAADGRAGLGLVRQLVPDVVLMDIRMPVMDGITATKLITGDPGLNSTKVVMLTTFDDDEDIVSAIRVGASGYLLKDIRPADLRSAIRSVAGGDSLLSPSVTNTVLRQLSAGQKATPRPELLEALTAREREVLERIGRGESNQQVGASLFISPETARTYASRLLGKLGARDRSQLVVLAYESGLVVPGDAVPEGNGPT from the coding sequence ATGATCTCTGTTCTGCTTGTCGACGATCAGGAACTCGTGCGCACCGGACTGCGCCAATTGGTCGCCAGCGATGGCGATATCGATGTCGTCGCCGAGGCAGCCGATGGTCGAGCAGGGCTCGGGCTCGTGCGACAGCTGGTTCCCGATGTCGTGCTCATGGACATTAGGATGCCCGTAATGGATGGGATCACGGCGACGAAGCTCATCACCGGCGACCCTGGGCTCAATTCCACGAAGGTCGTCATGCTCACGACCTTCGACGACGATGAGGACATCGTGTCCGCCATTCGGGTCGGCGCCAGCGGCTACCTGCTCAAGGACATCAGACCGGCCGACCTGCGCTCGGCCATCCGCTCCGTCGCAGGCGGTGATTCGCTCCTCTCCCCGTCGGTGACCAATACGGTGCTGCGACAGTTGAGTGCCGGGCAGAAGGCGACGCCACGCCCCGAACTGCTCGAAGCACTCACCGCTCGCGAGAGGGAGGTTCTGGAACGCATCGGTCGCGGTGAGTCGAACCAGCAGGTAGGTGCCAGCCTATTCATCAGCCCGGAGACTGCGCGCACCTACGCCAGCCGTCTGCTGGGCAAACTCGGAGCACGTGACCGGTCACAGCTCGTCGTTCTCGCCTACGAGTCCGGGCTCGTCGTCCCCGGAGATGCGGTGCCGGAAGGCAACGGCCCGACATGA